The Spirochaetota bacterium genome has a segment encoding these proteins:
- a CDS encoding porin OmpL1 — translation MKKFLVVMLAMAVALSFGSMAMAKDGLSVDLGFAWNFNGADMTKTIVKDGEAGAGNTLLTGDAIMAENVMLSLEKVSDLSNGLPGAQTVKADTNGGMQGLSTALRARYDFMNAFFVRLGVAYDMKVLGGDSTLTLNNFDAAGIPTGSKVTQKWDYSALYIPLTIGINVPVSEKFNIYAGLGLTYYTGGWSIEVKAPAVYTGVAAAGDEDVEFKASGIGFNWTVGASTLVYENLSVFIELDAQVAGGMSDVQTLDSAGGINAFGSNKVAYPVNLSQQLVRFGVSYYIMAL, via the coding sequence ATGAAGAAATTCTTAGTAGTAATGTTGGCCATGGCTGTGGCACTAAGCTTTGGCAGCATGGCAATGGCAAAAGACGGACTATCCGTTGATTTAGGGTTTGCCTGGAACTTTAATGGTGCTGATATGACCAAAACTATCGTTAAAGATGGCGAAGCTGGAGCTGGAAATACTTTATTAACAGGTGATGCTATAATGGCTGAAAATGTTATGCTGTCATTGGAAAAGGTTTCAGACTTGTCAAATGGTTTGCCTGGTGCACAGACTGTTAAAGCGGACACTAATGGTGGTATGCAAGGACTTTCAACAGCATTGAGAGCAAGATATGATTTTATGAATGCTTTCTTCGTACGTTTAGGTGTTGCATATGACATGAAGGTTCTTGGTGGTGATTCTACACTAACGTTAAATAATTTTGATGCAGCTGGTATACCTACAGGTTCAAAAGTTACCCAGAAATGGGATTATAGTGCGTTGTATATACCTTTAACAATTGGAATTAATGTTCCAGTATCTGAAAAGTTTAATATTTATGCCGGTTTGGGATTAACTTATTATACTGGAGGTTGGTCAATTGAAGTAAAGGCTCCGGCAGTGTATACTGGTGTTGCTGCAGCTGGAGATGAAGATGTTGAGTTTAAAGCATCTGGAATAGGATTCAACTGGACTGTTGGTGCGAGCACATTAGTATATGAAAATCTTTCTGTATTTATTGAACTAGATGCTCAGGTTGCAGGAGGTATGAGTGATGTGCAAACACTTGACTCTGCTGGTGGTATCAATGCATTTGGGTCTAATAAAGTTGCTTATCCTGTTAATCTGAGTCAACAATTAGTACGTTTTGGTGTGTCATATTATATAATGGCACTCTAA